A part of Pararhizobium sp. A13 genomic DNA contains:
- a CDS encoding adenylate/guanylate cyclase domain-containing protein, with amino-acid sequence MSEQSVGPVAKGISAGWTRSLRSLLGLAMAALLIAVSGTLVGFGYWRARDSALVNAEADMRAFSDRLVDRLGILSGRTTALVGFTASIANSFLVPPPERLGDKITLLREIIAQSPDLDGIYAGYPDGAFIQAVDLRAQAWRKALDAPAGAVVAVRSMEPEGAEARNNRLIFLDKDGNQMLERRLLNTGFDPTKRPWYQAAVNGMKPAAIGPYTMATTGALGMSISQAHRGNGGIVIGADIDLGTITEFMARERLTPGTVAFVMDATGRPIMHSDRGLMARMTALKERGDLDVSRPLDPLLAGIRANLPKDSGVSFADIGGRTYIVMATSVKSIVLLAGHRTVVAAPLDELTAAASRNLYQGLAIAAAIVILGLMTALFMARLITQSLGQLTANANRLQDLDFTAPSEVSSHVTEISTLGRAMNRARDAIFTFALYVPKELVRKGIESGEFAGRGGRRQEVTAWFTDIYDFTTLSEQRTPEEVLALLSDYFDIFNETVSAHGGEIIQFLGDSVFAMWNAPVANERHAENACRCALAVERRLTVFNADLKARGLPELRTRFGVHTGTAVVGSVGARERLQYTAMGDTVNVASRLEGMNKVYGTAILASSAVVAQCGDAIIFRPLGEAQVKGRATALELYEVVGEKAHTDRQPDCPEAEETAERS; translated from the coding sequence ATGTCGGAACAATCGGTTGGTCCTGTCGCAAAGGGAATATCGGCAGGCTGGACCAGGTCGCTGCGCTCGCTTCTGGGTCTCGCAATGGCAGCCTTGCTGATCGCCGTTTCGGGCACGCTCGTCGGTTTCGGCTACTGGCGGGCTCGGGATTCTGCCCTCGTCAATGCCGAGGCCGATATGCGCGCCTTTTCCGATCGCCTGGTCGACCGCCTGGGCATACTTTCCGGACGCACGACGGCACTGGTCGGGTTCACCGCGTCGATCGCCAATTCCTTCCTTGTGCCGCCGCCGGAGCGTTTGGGCGACAAGATCACGCTGCTGCGCGAAATCATCGCCCAGTCACCGGATCTCGACGGCATTTATGCCGGCTATCCGGATGGCGCCTTTATTCAGGCCGTCGATCTGAGGGCGCAGGCGTGGCGCAAGGCACTCGACGCACCGGCAGGTGCCGTTGTCGCCGTACGCTCAATGGAGCCGGAGGGCGCGGAAGCGCGCAATAACCGGCTCATCTTCCTCGACAAGGATGGCAACCAGATGCTGGAGCGCCGCCTTCTCAACACCGGCTTCGATCCCACGAAACGTCCATGGTACCAGGCTGCGGTGAATGGCATGAAGCCGGCGGCAATCGGCCCCTATACGATGGCGACAACGGGTGCGCTCGGCATGAGCATTTCGCAAGCGCATCGCGGCAATGGCGGCATTGTCATCGGCGCGGATATCGATCTCGGCACGATCACCGAGTTCATGGCGCGTGAGCGCCTGACCCCCGGGACCGTCGCCTTTGTGATGGATGCGACCGGGAGGCCGATCATGCATTCCGACCGCGGGCTGATGGCCCGGATGACGGCGTTGAAGGAGAGGGGCGACTTGGATGTTTCAAGACCCCTCGATCCACTGCTCGCCGGCATCAGGGCCAATCTACCGAAGGACAGCGGGGTGAGCTTCGCCGACATCGGCGGGCGCACTTATATCGTCATGGCGACCTCGGTGAAGTCGATTGTTTTGCTTGCCGGACACCGCACGGTGGTAGCGGCACCGCTGGACGAGTTGACGGCGGCCGCCAGTCGCAACCTCTATCAGGGGCTCGCCATTGCTGCCGCCATCGTCATCCTCGGGCTCATGACCGCATTGTTCATGGCCCGGCTGATCACCCAGTCGCTTGGCCAACTCACTGCCAATGCAAACCGGTTGCAGGATCTCGATTTTACTGCGCCGAGCGAAGTCTCATCCCACGTCACCGAAATATCGACCCTCGGGCGGGCGATGAACCGGGCGCGCGACGCGATCTTCACCTTTGCGCTCTATGTGCCGAAGGAACTGGTGCGCAAGGGCATCGAATCCGGCGAGTTCGCGGGCAGGGGCGGGCGCCGGCAGGAAGTGACCGCGTGGTTTACCGATATCTATGATTTTACGACGTTGAGCGAGCAGCGTACGCCGGAAGAGGTCCTCGCCCTCCTGTCGGATTATTTCGACATCTTCAACGAGACCGTCAGCGCCCATGGCGGCGAGATCATCCAGTTTCTCGGAGATTCCGTCTTTGCCATGTGGAATGCGCCGGTCGCCAACGAGCGTCATGCGGAGAATGCCTGCCGCTGCGCTCTGGCGGTGGAGAGGAGGCTCACGGTGTTCAATGCCGATCTGAAGGCGCGGGGTCTGCCGGAGTTGCGGACCCGTTTCGGCGTTCATACCGGCACGGCGGTCGTCGGCAGTGTCGGGGCCAGGGAGCGGCTGCAATATACCGCCATGGGCGACACGGTGAATGTCGCCTCACGCCTAGAGGGCATGAACAAGGTCTATGGCACGGCGATCCTGGCCAGCAGCGCGGTGGTGGCACAATGCGGAGACGCGATCATCTTCCGCCCGCTCGGGGAGGCGCAGGTCAAGGGCAGGGCGACGGCGCTGGAGCTTTACGAGGTTGTTGGCGAGAAGGCGCATACCGATAGGCAGCCGGACTGTCCGGAAGCGGAGGAGACAGCAGAGCGTAGCTGA
- the pcaQ gene encoding pca operon transcription factor PcaQ produces the protein MIDARVKFRHLQTFVEVARQKSVMKAAGLLHVSQPAVTKTIRELEEVLGVAVFERDGRGIKITRYGEAFLRHAGAALTAIRQGLDSVSQERSGDGPPVRVGALPTVSTRIMPRAMAHFLKEDTGSRIKIVTGENAVLLEQLRVGDLDLVVGRLAAPEQMTGFSFEHLYSEQVVFVVRKGHPLLSAKRSVFDNLGSYPVLMPTRASIIRPFVERYLIANGIASLPNQIETVSDSFGRAFVRASDAIWIISTGVVAGDIEDGMLATLPIDTSETKGPVGLTMRANAIPSMPLAILMQTIREAAAEVSGKPLKDARAK, from the coding sequence ATGATCGACGCTCGTGTAAAATTCCGTCATTTGCAGACCTTTGTCGAGGTCGCCCGCCAGAAGAGCGTGATGAAGGCGGCAGGCCTTCTGCATGTCAGCCAGCCGGCCGTGACCAAGACGATCCGCGAACTGGAAGAGGTGCTGGGTGTCGCCGTGTTCGAGCGCGACGGCCGCGGCATCAAGATCACCCGTTACGGCGAAGCTTTCCTGCGGCATGCGGGGGCGGCATTGACGGCCATCCGGCAGGGGCTGGATTCTGTTTCGCAGGAGCGGTCGGGTGACGGCCCGCCGGTCCGGGTCGGCGCGCTTCCGACCGTCTCGACGCGGATCATGCCGCGCGCCATGGCGCATTTTCTGAAGGAAGACACCGGCAGCCGTATCAAGATTGTCACCGGCGAGAACGCCGTGCTTCTGGAGCAGTTGCGGGTCGGCGACCTCGATCTGGTGGTGGGGCGCCTGGCCGCGCCCGAGCAGATGACGGGGTTTTCCTTCGAGCATCTCTATTCCGAGCAGGTCGTCTTCGTCGTGCGCAAGGGGCATCCGCTGCTTTCGGCAAAGCGGTCCGTGTTCGACAATCTCGGGAGCTATCCGGTGCTGATGCCGACACGCGCCTCGATCATCCGGCCGTTCGTCGAGCGCTATCTGATCGCCAACGGCATCGCCAGCCTGCCGAACCAGATCGAGACCGTCTCCGATTCCTTCGGTCGGGCCTTCGTGCGGGCCAGTGATGCGATCTGGATCATCTCGACGGGCGTCGTCGCCGGCGATATCGAAGACGGGATGCTGGCAACGCTGCCGATCGATACCAGCGAGACGAAGGGGCCGGTCGGGTTGACCATGCGGGCCAACGCCATTCCCTCCATGCCGCTTGCCATTCTGATGCAGACGATCCGGGAGGCGGCGGCCGAAGTCTCGGGCAAGCCATTGAAAGACGCGAGAGCGAAATAG
- the pcaD gene encoding 3-oxoadipate enol-lactonase, with protein MQFAHINDITLHYQVIGAANDKPVLVFANSLGTDFRIWRDVIVRFAGDFAIVLYDKRGHGLSDIGDVPYSMDLHVSDLAGLLDLLSVRQAIICGLSVGGLIAQGLYATRPDLVRAIILCDTAHKIGTVESWNARIATVEQNGIGNIADGVLEKWFTPAFRRPENNAYHGYRNMLVRQPVTGYAGTCAAIRDADFTEAAKRIAVPTLCIVGDQDGSTPPDLVLSTAKLIPGARYEVIRDAGHIPCVEQPEALTAVLRAFIDIVLSGEKAHE; from the coding sequence GTGCAGTTTGCCCACATCAACGACATCACGCTCCATTATCAGGTCATTGGCGCTGCCAATGACAAGCCGGTGCTTGTCTTTGCCAATTCGCTTGGCACCGATTTCCGTATCTGGCGGGATGTGATCGTGCGGTTCGCCGGGGACTTCGCCATCGTCCTCTACGACAAGCGCGGCCACGGCCTTTCCGATATCGGCGATGTCCCCTATTCGATGGACCTGCACGTCTCTGATCTCGCCGGCCTGCTCGATCTCCTGTCCGTCAGGCAGGCGATCATTTGCGGCCTGTCGGTGGGCGGCCTGATCGCGCAGGGCCTCTATGCAACGCGACCGGATCTGGTGCGCGCGATCATTCTCTGCGACACCGCCCACAAGATCGGCACCGTGGAATCATGGAACGCGCGCATCGCGACCGTCGAGCAGAACGGTATTGGGAACATCGCCGACGGCGTCCTCGAGAAATGGTTCACCCCCGCTTTCCGCCGGCCGGAAAACAACGCCTATCACGGCTACCGCAACATGCTCGTCCGCCAGCCGGTCACCGGTTATGCCGGCACCTGTGCCGCGATCCGCGATGCCGATTTCACCGAGGCCGCAAAGCGCATCGCGGTGCCTACCCTGTGCATCGTTGGCGACCAGGACGGTTCGACACCACCCGATCTCGTTCTATCGACCGCAAAGCTTATCCCCGGCGCGCGCTACGAAGTCATCCGTGACGCAGGTCATATCCCCTGCGTCGAACAGCCGGAGGCGCTGACCGCCGTGCTGCGTGCCTTCATCGATATCGTCCTGTCTGGAGAAAAAGCCCATGAATGA
- the pcaC gene encoding 4-carboxymuconolactone decarboxylase: MNDATAPTERYRQGLITRRAVLGDRHVDRAQSATTDFDQPFQELITEAAWGNLWSRPTWSKRERSMVTIALLAALGHDEEVAMHVRATANTGASRADIGEALLHVAIYAGVPAANRAIKIAKQVFEQMDAEQAA, translated from the coding sequence ATGAATGACGCGACCGCGCCGACCGAACGTTACCGCCAGGGCTTGATCACCCGCCGTGCCGTGCTGGGCGACCGTCACGTCGACCGGGCCCAGTCCGCCACGACGGATTTCGACCAACCCTTTCAGGAGTTGATCACGGAAGCCGCCTGGGGCAACCTCTGGTCACGGCCGACCTGGTCGAAGCGCGAGCGTTCGATGGTGACGATCGCCCTTCTCGCGGCCCTTGGCCATGACGAAGAAGTGGCGATGCATGTGCGCGCCACCGCCAATACCGGCGCCAGCCGCGCCGACATCGGCGAAGCGCTGTTACATGTGGCGATCTATGCCGGCGTCCCAGCCGCCAATCGCGCGATCAAGATCGCCAAGCAGGTTTTCGAACAGATGGACGCCGAGCAGGCGGCCTGA
- the pcaH gene encoding protocatechuate 3,4-dioxygenase subunit beta — translation MSDLSNKKPETGAFFQRDRAWHAPALTPGYKTSVLRSPQKALLSLDGTISEITGPVFGHSILGELDNDLIHNFARPGESAIGERIIVHGRVLDERGKPVPGALLEFWQANAGGRYRHKKETYLAPLDPNFGGCGRTITNEDGGYRFRTIKPGPYPWPNGVNDWRPAHIHFSVFGHGFAQRLITQMYFEGDPMIWKCPIVTTIPDRHAIEQLIAPLDWANTIPMDARAYKFDIVLRGRRSTLFENRLEGN, via the coding sequence ATGTCAGACCTTTCCAACAAAAAGCCCGAGACGGGCGCGTTTTTCCAGCGCGACCGCGCCTGGCATGCGCCGGCCTTGACGCCGGGCTACAAGACCTCCGTGCTGCGCTCGCCGCAAAAGGCGCTGCTCTCGCTGGACGGCACGATTTCCGAGATCACCGGCCCGGTCTTCGGCCATTCCATCCTCGGCGAACTCGACAACGATCTCATCCACAACTTTGCCAGGCCTGGCGAGAGCGCCATCGGCGAGCGTATCATTGTCCATGGCCGCGTGCTCGACGAGCGTGGCAAGCCGGTTCCCGGCGCGCTGCTCGAATTCTGGCAGGCCAATGCCGGCGGACGTTATCGCCACAAAAAGGAAACGTACCTCGCGCCGCTCGACCCGAATTTCGGCGGCTGCGGCCGCACCATCACCAACGAGGATGGCGGCTACCGTTTCCGTACCATCAAGCCCGGTCCCTACCCCTGGCCGAACGGCGTCAACGACTGGCGTCCGGCCCATATCCATTTTTCCGTCTTCGGCCACGGTTTCGCCCAGCGGCTCATCACACAAATGTATTTCGAGGGTGACCCGATGATCTGGAAATGTCCAATCGTCACCACCATCCCGGACCGCCATGCCATTGAACAATTGATCGCGCCGCTCGACTGGGCCAACACCATTCCGATGGATGCGCGCGCTTATAAGTTCGACATCGTACTGCGCGGCCGCCGCTCGACGCTGTTTGAAAACCGGCTGGAGGGCAACTGA
- the pcaG gene encoding protocatechuate 3,4-dioxygenase subunit alpha has product MVQDLSYLKESPSQTAGPYVHIGCTPNFAGITGVYEADLGASMVNDKTLGERITIRGRVIDGAGTPLKDALVEIWQADAAGLYNSPSELRGTADPNFTGWGRCPTSADDGVFTFETIKPGRAPYKDGRKMAPHVTFWIVARGINIGLHTRMYFADEAQANAEDPLLARIEHRHRVATLVVPREGSIYTFDIHLQGEKETVFLDI; this is encoded by the coding sequence ATGGTCCAGGATCTCAGCTACCTCAAGGAATCGCCGTCGCAGACCGCCGGCCCCTACGTCCATATCGGCTGCACGCCCAATTTCGCCGGCATCACCGGCGTCTATGAGGCCGACCTCGGTGCCTCCATGGTCAATGACAAGACGCTCGGCGAACGCATCACGATCCGCGGTCGCGTCATCGACGGCGCCGGAACGCCGCTGAAGGACGCGCTCGTCGAAATCTGGCAGGCCGACGCGGCCGGCCTCTACAACAGCCCGTCCGAATTGCGCGGCACGGCTGACCCGAATTTCACCGGCTGGGGCCGCTGTCCGACCAGCGCCGACGACGGCGTCTTCACGTTCGAAACAATCAAGCCAGGGCGCGCACCCTACAAGGACGGGCGGAAAATGGCACCGCACGTCACCTTCTGGATCGTCGCACGCGGCATTAATATCGGGCTTCACACCCGCATGTATTTCGCCGACGAAGCGCAAGCGAACGCCGAAGACCCGCTGCTCGCCCGCATCGAACATCGTCACCGCGTTGCCACACTGGTCGTGCCGCGCGAGGGCTCTATCTATACGTTCGACATTCACCTGCAGGGCGAGAAGGAAACCGTCTTTCTCGACATCTGA
- a CDS encoding 3-carboxy-cis,cis-muconate cycloisomerase, with translation MTASVFDHPFLSGLLGDEEIAAFFSADADIRAMLSFEAALAKAQAEHGIVSKDEAARIADVCGNFLPDVLALRRATATDGVVAPELVRQLRKAIGGDAAEKLHFAATSQDVIDTSLMLRLTSVCRLLCGRLDELRAAFEEIDRQWGSNPLMAHTRMQAAIAITVSDRIAAWSAPLASYQDRLERMDVVSFPLQFGGAAGTLEKLGDKAGSVRAALAEHLGLADHPQWQTQRTTIADLAHILSLISGSLGKFGKDITLLAQAGNEIELSGGGGSSAMPHKHNPVAAEALVSLARFNAVQLSGIHQAMVHEQERSGSAWTLEWMLLPQMAIACGASLRLASTLVGQIKRLGAAKN, from the coding sequence ATGACCGCCTCCGTCTTCGATCATCCGTTTCTCTCGGGCCTGCTGGGCGACGAGGAAATTGCCGCCTTCTTCTCCGCAGACGCGGATATCCGTGCCATGCTGTCCTTCGAAGCCGCATTGGCGAAGGCGCAAGCTGAGCATGGCATAGTTTCGAAGGATGAGGCGGCGCGCATCGCGGACGTCTGCGGCAATTTCCTGCCGGATGTCCTGGCCCTGCGGCGCGCGACGGCAACGGACGGCGTGGTAGCCCCCGAGCTGGTCCGCCAATTGCGCAAGGCAATCGGCGGAGACGCCGCAGAGAAGCTGCATTTCGCCGCAACGAGCCAGGATGTCATCGACACCAGCCTGATGCTGCGCCTGACATCGGTTTGCAGGCTCCTGTGCGGCCGCCTGGATGAGCTTCGCGCGGCTTTCGAAGAGATCGACCGGCAATGGGGTTCAAACCCGCTGATGGCGCATACGCGCATGCAAGCTGCCATCGCCATCACGGTTTCGGATCGTATCGCCGCGTGGAGTGCGCCGCTCGCCAGTTACCAGGACCGGCTGGAGCGAATGGACGTCGTGTCTTTCCCGCTGCAGTTCGGCGGCGCCGCAGGCACGCTCGAAAAGCTGGGCGACAAGGCCGGCAGTGTCCGCGCAGCCCTTGCCGAACATCTAGGTCTCGCCGATCATCCGCAATGGCAGACCCAGCGGACGACGATCGCCGACCTCGCCCACATCCTGTCGCTGATATCAGGCAGCCTTGGTAAATTCGGTAAGGACATTACATTGCTCGCGCAGGCCGGCAATGAGATCGAACTGTCGGGCGGTGGCGGCTCCTCGGCGATGCCGCACAAGCATAATCCGGTGGCCGCCGAAGCGCTGGTGTCGCTCGCCCGCTTCAACGCCGTGCAACTCTCCGGCATCCACCAAGCGATGGTGCACGAGCAAGAGCGCTCAGGCTCCGCGTGGACGCTCGAATGGATGCTCCTGCCGCAAATGGCCATCGCCTGCGGCGCCAGCCTGCGGTTGGCTTCGACGCTCGTCGGCCAGATCAAGCGGCTCGGTGCAGCGAAGAACTAA